The Vitis riparia cultivar Riparia Gloire de Montpellier isolate 1030 chromosome 10, EGFV_Vit.rip_1.0, whole genome shotgun sequence genome includes a region encoding these proteins:
- the LOC117922886 gene encoding receptor-like serine/threonine-protein kinase SD1-8 isoform X1, which produces MLDTGNLVFIQNDDKRVVWQGFDHPTDTMLPHMKLGLDRRTGLNRFLTSWKSPEDPGTGEYSFKLDVSGSPQLFLSMGSEWIWRTGPWNGLGFVGVPEMLTTFIFDIRFWNTVDEVSMEFTLVNSSTFSSIKLGSDGLYQRYTLDERNHQLVAIWSAARDPCDNYGRCGLNSNCDVYTGAGFECTCLAGFEPKSQRDWSLRDGSGGCVRIQGTNTCRSGEGFIKIAGVKPPDASTARVNESLNLEGCKKECLNDCNCRAYASADVSTGGSGCLSWYGDLMDIRTLAQGGQDLFVRVDAIILGLEPMERRQGLGYSRSITRKVKSCK; this is translated from the coding sequence ATGTTAGATACCGGAAACCTAGTCTTCATCCAAAACGATGACAAGAGGGTTGTTTGGCAAGGCTTCGATCACCCGACAGACACCATGCTTCCCCACATGAAGCTAGGACTTGACCGGAGAACCGGGTTGAATCGGTTCTTAACATCTTGGAAGTCACCGGAAGACCCGGGAACCGGTGAATACTCGTTTAAGTTGGATGTGAGTGGATCTCCTCAACTGTTCTTGTCTATGGGTTCCGAGTGGATTTGGCGAACGGGCCCCTGGAACGGTCTTGGATTCGTGGGTGTGCCGGAGATGTTAACTACCTTCATATTCGACATCCGGTTTTGGAACACTGTGGATGAGGTCTCGATGGAATTCACCCTCGTGAATTCTTCTACTTTCTCAAGCATTAAGTTGGGCAGTGATGGACTCTACCAGCGCTACACGTTGGACGAACGAAACCACCAATTGGTAGCGATCTGGTCGGCGGCGAGGGACCCCTGCGACAACTACGGTCGGTGTGGGCTCAACAGCAACTGCGACGTCTACACAGGAGCTGGCTTTGAGTGCACATGCCTTGCGGGATTCGAGCCCAAGTCGCAACGTGACTGGTCCTTGAGAGACGGGTCGGGTGGGTGTGTGAGGATCCAAGGCACGAATACCTGTAGGAGTGGGGAAGGGTTCATAAAAATAGCAGGTGTGAAGCCACCAGATGCATCGACGGCACGTGTTAACGAGAGTTTGAACTTGGAAGGCTGTAAAAAGGAGTGCTTGAATGACTGTAACTGCCGTGCATACGCTAGCGCTGATGTGAGCACAGGAGGAAGTGGGTGCTTGTCTTGGTACGGGGATTTAATGGACATAAGAACCTTAGCCCAAGGGGGCCAAGATTTATTTGTTCGCGTGGATGCTATTATTTTAG
- the LOC117922886 gene encoding receptor-like serine/threonine-protein kinase SD1-8 isoform X2: MLDTGNLVFIQNDDKRVVWQGFDHPTDTMLPHMKLGLDRRTGLNRFLTSWKSPEDPGTGEYSFKLDVSGSPQLFLSMGSEWIWRTGPWNGLGFVGVPEMLTTFIFDIRFWNTVDEVSMEFTLVNSSTFSSIKLGSDGLYQRYTLDERNHQLVAIWSAARDPCDNYGRCGLNSNCDVYTGAGFECTCLAGFEPKSQRDWSLRDGSGGCVRIQGTNTCRSGEGFIKIAGVKPPDASTARVNESLNLEGCKKECLNDCNCRAYASADVSTGGSGCLSWYGDLMDIRTLAQGGQDLFVRVDAIILGPTIQWTRNSCEKIIKGFRTRSRRI, from the coding sequence ATGTTAGATACCGGAAACCTAGTCTTCATCCAAAACGATGACAAGAGGGTTGTTTGGCAAGGCTTCGATCACCCGACAGACACCATGCTTCCCCACATGAAGCTAGGACTTGACCGGAGAACCGGGTTGAATCGGTTCTTAACATCTTGGAAGTCACCGGAAGACCCGGGAACCGGTGAATACTCGTTTAAGTTGGATGTGAGTGGATCTCCTCAACTGTTCTTGTCTATGGGTTCCGAGTGGATTTGGCGAACGGGCCCCTGGAACGGTCTTGGATTCGTGGGTGTGCCGGAGATGTTAACTACCTTCATATTCGACATCCGGTTTTGGAACACTGTGGATGAGGTCTCGATGGAATTCACCCTCGTGAATTCTTCTACTTTCTCAAGCATTAAGTTGGGCAGTGATGGACTCTACCAGCGCTACACGTTGGACGAACGAAACCACCAATTGGTAGCGATCTGGTCGGCGGCGAGGGACCCCTGCGACAACTACGGTCGGTGTGGGCTCAACAGCAACTGCGACGTCTACACAGGAGCTGGCTTTGAGTGCACATGCCTTGCGGGATTCGAGCCCAAGTCGCAACGTGACTGGTCCTTGAGAGACGGGTCGGGTGGGTGTGTGAGGATCCAAGGCACGAATACCTGTAGGAGTGGGGAAGGGTTCATAAAAATAGCAGGTGTGAAGCCACCAGATGCATCGACGGCACGTGTTAACGAGAGTTTGAACTTGGAAGGCTGTAAAAAGGAGTGCTTGAATGACTGTAACTGCCGTGCATACGCTAGCGCTGATGTGAGCACAGGAGGAAGTGGGTGCTTGTCTTGGTACGGGGATTTAATGGACATAAGAACCTTAGCCCAAGGGGGCCAAGATTTATTTGTTCGCGTGGATGCTATTATTTTAG
- the LOC117922886 gene encoding receptor-like serine/threonine-protein kinase SD1-8 isoform X3, translated as MLDTGNLVFIQNDDKRVVWQGFDHPTDTMLPHMKLGLDRRTGLNRFLTSWKSPEDPGTGEYSFKLDVSGSPQLFLSMGSEWIWRTGPWNGLGFVGVPEMLTTFIFDIRFWNTVDEVSMEFTLVNSSTFSSIKLGSDGLYQRYTLDERNHQLVAIWSAARDPCDNYGRCGLNSNCDVYTGAGFECTCLAGFEPKSQRDWSLRDGSGGCVRIQGTNTCRSGEGFIKIAGVKPPDASTARVNESLNLEGCKKECLNDCNCRAYASADVSTGGSGCLSWYGDLMDIRTLAQGGQDLFVRVDAIILDETKKSMLAWNKRFEIIIGIA; from the coding sequence ATGTTAGATACCGGAAACCTAGTCTTCATCCAAAACGATGACAAGAGGGTTGTTTGGCAAGGCTTCGATCACCCGACAGACACCATGCTTCCCCACATGAAGCTAGGACTTGACCGGAGAACCGGGTTGAATCGGTTCTTAACATCTTGGAAGTCACCGGAAGACCCGGGAACCGGTGAATACTCGTTTAAGTTGGATGTGAGTGGATCTCCTCAACTGTTCTTGTCTATGGGTTCCGAGTGGATTTGGCGAACGGGCCCCTGGAACGGTCTTGGATTCGTGGGTGTGCCGGAGATGTTAACTACCTTCATATTCGACATCCGGTTTTGGAACACTGTGGATGAGGTCTCGATGGAATTCACCCTCGTGAATTCTTCTACTTTCTCAAGCATTAAGTTGGGCAGTGATGGACTCTACCAGCGCTACACGTTGGACGAACGAAACCACCAATTGGTAGCGATCTGGTCGGCGGCGAGGGACCCCTGCGACAACTACGGTCGGTGTGGGCTCAACAGCAACTGCGACGTCTACACAGGAGCTGGCTTTGAGTGCACATGCCTTGCGGGATTCGAGCCCAAGTCGCAACGTGACTGGTCCTTGAGAGACGGGTCGGGTGGGTGTGTGAGGATCCAAGGCACGAATACCTGTAGGAGTGGGGAAGGGTTCATAAAAATAGCAGGTGTGAAGCCACCAGATGCATCGACGGCACGTGTTAACGAGAGTTTGAACTTGGAAGGCTGTAAAAAGGAGTGCTTGAATGACTGTAACTGCCGTGCATACGCTAGCGCTGATGTGAGCACAGGAGGAAGTGGGTGCTTGTCTTGGTACGGGGATTTAATGGACATAAGAACCTTAGCCCAAGGGGGCCAAGATTTATTTGTTCGCGTGGATGCTATTATTTTAG